A window of Juglans regia cultivar Chandler chromosome 7, Walnut 2.0, whole genome shotgun sequence contains these coding sequences:
- the LOC108988989 gene encoding probable serine/threonine-protein kinase nek3: MNSNFGKSSFDLDLGLGSSRPKSLNQQKNQISSSSSSSSSSYTYASSQPKPTWQPNKPSWTHQPAPTQPAAKPGLSNGPTTSMVGDILGKSWNSSVPSGSSVGIGIVDKNPNLFGDLVSSALGGQGKSNSNVPLKNATPVSSASNKSSSFSMGNMADTLPKTGNSVKTSGTWGSSESFGSYANTGGFNSSNSSIRNNNTINSDKGLNLGGPSMRSMGSSGGVGVGMSSSRDPFVSLVDFGSKQSGRGVDSATTNSKTNSGNDSFGDFQNASKSGSTAYPSGGFTASNNDFMGVNSGTASKMSDFGIPGMDFGSKNQTPIQSSGDDPLNMFFSSSSAASAGGAVGGQQTSGVDDWGLDNDFDGGFGGDHDGGSTTELEGLPPPPAGVSASMAKNKGMDSYKQGQYPDAIKWLSWAVILLEKAGDDAAAVEVLSGRASCYKEVGEYKKAVADCTKVLENDGANVSVLVQRALLYESMEKYKLGAEDLRSVLKIDPGNRIARSTVHRLAKLAD, translated from the exons ATGAATTCAAATTTCGGGAAATCTAGCTTCGACTTGGATCTGGGTCTCGGATCTTCCCGACCCAAATCCCTCAACCAGCAGAAAAACCagatctcctcctcctcctcctcctcctcctcgtcgTACACCTATGCTTCCTCCCAACCCAAACCCACGTGGCAGCCTAACAAGCCCTCCTGGACTCACCAGCCCGCGCCGACCCAGCCGGCGGCCAAGCCAGGCTTGTCCAATGGGCCCACTACTTCCATGGTCGGCGACATCCTTGGGAAGAGCTGGAATTCCTCGGTGCCTTCTGGTTCAAGCGTCGGCATCGGGATCGTCGACAAGAACCCAAATCTGTTCGGGGATTTGGTCAGCTCTGCCTTGGGCGGTCAAGGTAAGAGCAATTCCAATGTCCCTTTGAAGAACGCGACGCCCGTGTCATCGGCGTCGAATAAGAGCAGCTCGTTCTCGATGGGAAACATGGCTGATACTTTGCCGAAAACTGGTAATTCGGTTAAAACTAGTGGAACCTGGGGATCTTCGGAGAGTTTTGGAAGTTATGCTAATACTGGTGGATTTAATTCTAGTAATAGTAGTATTCGCAACAATAATACCATTAATAGTGACAAGGGTCTGAATCTTGGAGGTCCTTCAATGCGAAGTATGGGCAGTAGTGGTGGAGTTGGGGTCGGGATGAGCTCTAGTAGGGACCCATTTGTTTCTTTGGTTGATTTTGGATCAAAACAATCGGGTCGTGGTGTTGATTCGGCGACTACAAACAGTAAGACTAATTCTGGTAATGATTCCTTTGGGGATTTCCAGAATGCCTCGAAATCAGGCTCAACTGCATACCCTTCGGGTGGTTTTACGGCAAGTAATAACGATTTTATGGGAGTCAATTCCGGTACTGCTTCAAAAATGAGTGATTTTGGGATACCGGGAATGGATTTTGGTTCTAAGAATCAGACTCCGATTCAGAGCTCTGGTGATGATCCTCTCAACATGTTTTTCTCCTCTTCATCTGCGGCTTCTGCCGGAGGTGCTGTTGGAGGACAGCAAACGTCAGGAGTTGATGATTGGGGACTGGATAATGACTTTGATGGTGGGTTTGGAGGAGACCATGATGGTGGTTCCACAACTGAGCTTGAAGGGCTTCCACCACCTCCTGCTGGGGTGTCAGCTTCCATGGCTAAAAACAAGGGGATGGATAGTTACAAGCAGGGACAGTATCCCGATGCCATCAAGTGGCTTTCTTGGGCTGTAATTCTTCTTGAGAAAGCAGGTGATGATGCTGCCGCTGTGGAGGTCTTGTCGGGCAGGGCATCTTGTTACAAAGAAGTTGGAGAGTATAAGAAGGCTGTGGCAGACTGTACAAAG GTACTGGAAAATGATGGGGCAAATGTATCTGTCCTTGTACAACGTGCTCTTCTGTATGAAAGTATGGAGAAGTACAAACTTGGGGCAGAGGACCTGAGGTCTGTTCTGAAGATTGATCCTGGTAATAGGATTGCAAGAAGTACCGTTCACCGCTTGGCTAAGTTGGCAGACTAG